Proteins from a genomic interval of Longimicrobiaceae bacterium:
- a CDS encoding uracil-DNA glycosylase — MRLPLPGPWQKLLGDETEKPYFAKLREFVDAERAAHEVYPPEDEVFTALRLTPYDEVRVLVLGQDPYHGPGQAHGLAFSVCPGVRPPPSLANMFRELRDDLGCTIPNNGYLVPWARQGVLLLNAVLTVRAHEPNSHKGKGWETFTDAVIRKVAEKDDRVVFVLWGGYAGKKEALIDAGRHTVIRSAHPSPLSARRGFFGSRPFSKINAALREAGKPEIDWQIPDL, encoded by the coding sequence ATGCGACTGCCGCTGCCGGGCCCATGGCAAAAGCTGCTGGGCGACGAGACCGAGAAGCCGTACTTCGCCAAGCTGCGCGAGTTCGTGGACGCCGAGCGCGCCGCGCACGAGGTCTATCCGCCGGAGGACGAGGTGTTCACCGCGCTCCGGCTCACGCCCTACGACGAGGTGCGGGTGCTGGTGCTGGGCCAGGACCCGTACCACGGGCCGGGACAGGCGCACGGGCTGGCGTTCTCGGTCTGCCCCGGCGTGCGCCCGCCGCCGTCGCTGGCCAACATGTTCCGCGAGCTGCGCGACGACCTGGGGTGCACCATCCCCAACAACGGCTATCTGGTGCCGTGGGCGCGGCAGGGCGTGCTGCTGCTGAACGCCGTGCTCACAGTGCGCGCGCACGAGCCCAACTCGCACAAGGGCAAGGGCTGGGAGACGTTCACCGACGCCGTGATCCGCAAGGTCGCGGAGAAGGACGACCGCGTGGTGTTCGTGCTGTGGGGCGGCTACGCGGGCAAGAAGGAGGCGCTGATCGACGCGGGCCGGCACACGGTGATCCGCTCGGCGCACCCTTCGCCGCTCTCGGCCCGGCGCGGCTTCTTCGGCAGCCGCCCGTTCTCGAAGATCAACGCGGCGCTCCGCGAGGCGGGGAAGCCGGAGATCGACTGGCAGATCCCCGACCTGTAG